The following are encoded in a window of Geminocystis sp. M7585_C2015_104 genomic DNA:
- a CDS encoding succinylglutamate desuccinylase/aspartoacylase family protein, with translation MEPKIELIDLQNLASGDTFQLKIYRFVGKQEGKRAYIQANLHGAEIVGNAVIYELLNYFSSLQPEDISGEIILVPLCNPTGVNQRHHFFSTGRFNPYDGQNWNRIFWDFSPKLYEDLDVFIEKNLDLSERELAAIYKEKIRELLEAKVRENGPERGLSFSEKYRNILQSLSVLADYVIDIHSSSVSAINYIYTFKGREKSAEYFGFEYGVLVDEMGGNAFDEAFLNPWLKLEEKLAEKGREIVFDVESWTLELGSGMKIEEESVEQGVTGIINYLAFKKMLNTRLLPVAKKIKLIPKSQMKHYYAPRGGIIRNRRPVGSIIKKGDTLYQLLSFEKRKTMPTITDIVSVDEGIVYDVSTNDTVNEGEYVLGIFTHDQQRGEHGF, from the coding sequence ATGGAACCCAAAATCGAATTAATTGATTTACAAAACCTAGCGAGTGGAGATACTTTTCAGCTGAAGATATATCGTTTTGTAGGTAAACAGGAAGGGAAAAGGGCTTATATTCAGGCTAATTTGCATGGGGCAGAAATTGTGGGCAATGCAGTAATTTATGAACTGCTCAACTATTTTTCTTCCCTTCAACCAGAGGATATAAGTGGTGAAATAATTCTGGTACCTCTTTGCAATCCTACAGGGGTAAATCAGCGACATCATTTCTTTTCCACAGGAAGATTTAACCCCTATGACGGCCAAAACTGGAATCGTATTTTTTGGGATTTCTCCCCTAAACTATATGAGGATTTAGATGTGTTCATAGAGAAAAATTTAGATTTGTCCGAGAGAGAGCTCGCGGCAATTTACAAAGAGAAAATAAGGGAGCTACTAGAGGCAAAGGTAAGAGAAAATGGGCCGGAGAGGGGTTTGTCTTTTTCAGAGAAATATCGTAATATCCTTCAGTCTTTGTCGGTGTTGGCGGACTATGTAATTGACATCCATAGTTCCAGTGTTTCTGCGATAAATTATATATACACCTTCAAGGGGAGGGAGAAAAGTGCAGAATATTTTGGGTTTGAATACGGGGTTTTAGTGGATGAAATGGGGGGGAATGCCTTTGACGAGGCATTTTTAAATCCTTGGTTGAAACTAGAGGAAAAACTGGCAGAAAAAGGAAGAGAAATTGTATTTGACGTGGAATCTTGGACACTGGAATTAGGCTCGGGTATGAAAATAGAAGAAGAATCAGTCGAACAGGGGGTAACAGGAATAATTAACTATCTAGCTTTTAAGAAAATGCTAAACACGCGCCTGTTGCCGGTGGCAAAGAAAATAAAACTCATCCCCAAAAGCCAAATGAAACACTATTATGCCCCAAGGGGTGGAATTATTCGCAACCGTCGGCCGGTGGGTAGTATAATCAAAAAAGGAGACACCCTATACCAGTTACTCAGCTTTGAAAAACGAAAAACAATGCCCACTATAACTGACATTGTCTCAGTGGATGAGGGCATAGTCTACGACGTGTCTACCAATGACACGGTCAATGAAGGGGAATATGTTTTAGGTATTTTTACTCATGACCAACAGAGGGGAGAACACGGTTTCTAG